Part of the Henckelia pumila isolate YLH828 chromosome 2, ASM3356847v2, whole genome shotgun sequence genome is shown below.
AACACGCCATCTTCGTATGGGGATTGACCGAATTCTCTTGTTTCGGCCTCTGATAGGCTGTTTTACACGGGAcagattgtttgatttatatTGTGGGCTTTTAAGGAATGGACAAGAGGGTGGCCTATGTGCTTTACTATGGTAGTTTGGAGTTCATGGAATGGCAACAATAGATTTAGGATTTAAAGTTcgctttttaaattattttttaagtaaaatttgtaataattttatgtttaaattaatagataaaaaatattttttttatttaagttattagaaaagcatttgaaaagttaaaaatataataagctTTTAGAAAATGACTTATTTTAACTAATTAAgtacttttaaaagcactttaaatttatccaaacacatataaaataataaaagcacttgtttttttttatcaacttTTAAATCCAAACACACTCTTAATTGAAGATCGGAAGGGAAAAAGGTGATAGAAGAGAGAATTAAAGGGGATAAAAGGAGATTCGAAATATAAGTGTAAGAAATGCATAAATCTCATATATATGTCACTAAGAGCATATACAATGGGCGAGATGGCTCATGCGATCAAGTGGGCTTCCTATCCCATTTCAATTCTCGCCTCTTGGAAGAGGCGAGAAAGTTGTATGAGGATTGGTCCTCGTGCAATGATGTAGACGCAGGACCTTGCACGGATTCTTTTCGTCCGCTGAATTGTCGGCctacttattttttattttttaaaaaaactaaaaatttaaaCGGTCATATTTAATCTGGCAtttctaatatttaaaaataattttaaaaatgcaatttttttaaagaatgtaAATTAATGGTGATGAATAATGTGGATGAATAATTAATTAtgtatgttttatttatgtgtgtaatttaaaattatgtataagcttttaaattttaaatatgtgtaattttattttatttttttcaattgtATGCAActtattttgtatttaaatatccatatatttaataaaataaaaagaaatattttaacgtaaaaaatttaatatttcaacATCATTTCAACGACATTATCTTACTATCGCAAACCATTAGATGGAATTATCATCGCTTACTTCAGCATGCAATGAAGTTACCAACTTCATCACACCAATATCCTCACACCATTGAACATATTCTAAGTACATATTTCTTTCGATTTTTTGGAGAAACCatttagttatatattaaatctatcaaatatcaatacatagaaagaaagaaaaaataaaatttccggGGAGACCGCAATTACGTTGTTCCTATATTAATGTGccctttatttatatatatttttttagtttgaagaaaaaattattataatggaATCTCAAATGTATTAAGGCTTTGAGGCCATGTAACTGCAAACAATCGGTACAAGTAGGGGTGTAATCAAGCcgagtcgagctcgagtagtcGAGCTCATTCGAGCTTAATCAAGTAGTAAATTTTGTACTCGAGCTTAATTATATGTTCGAGCTACTCGAGTTCGAGCTTTGATCGAACTACTCACGAGCTACTAACgagtagctcggctcgtttgcaCCGCAAGGAAAAAGAATGTATTTTGCTCAAAACAAAATAGGATTAAAGTAATGTCTTTATTAGCTCCCTAAAGCGCAAGCGCGTATGCTAAAGCCCACTCGTTTCGAAAAACCCAAACGCGCAAAGAGTCGACTCCTTCAAATTTATACATACCGGATCCAATTCCGCGGCCAATCTCCAATCATTTTCCGTCGAGATCGTGATTCTTCCGCCGATCCTATTTCGGAAATATCATGGCTCCGGTTTCTGCTTTAGCAAAGTACAAGTTAGTATTCCTGGGAGATCAATCTGTTGGAAAAACGAGCATCATTACTCGGTTCATGTACGATAAATTCGATAATACTTATCAGGTGAGGCgtcgatttttttttgaaatttttttacttGTTTTAGAACAGCTAGAGCTTTGAAGATCTGATTCAATTTGTATCTGCAATCAGATTATCTTTTCATCAGTTTTAATTATAATGCCATTATCGCTCTATGTTCTTATGTTTTTGGCATTGACTCAGATGATTTTGTGGCGCCTTGGTTTGACATTTTCAATTTATGTTTACATTTTTCTAgtgtttgatttatttattggttatagTGAATATATTATTTCACTAGTCGCTGAGGCGCTGTCAAATTTTGTAAAATCTAGCTGATTTGGCTTTTGTAGATACTATGAGTTTGTTGTTTGTTTTCTTATACTTAGATTCAAATGCTTTTTGGATATAGGCAAAGACAAGattttaaattccaaataacTAGATCTAAAACGTTGGAGCTAGCACTTCGTAATTTATTGAGCGTAGGCAGGCGGACAGGGAAAAATAACCTTGTTTAGTCTTGAGAGGTTGATGGCCATGGCAACCTTCTTTCAATGGATTTCACTCATTCATCTTTAGCCAACACATACATGTTTAATTTTAGTCttaaattttaatgtaaaatataaGCACAATGGCTATGGTAGCTATTGCTCCAGTCTTccattttatattattgattcttAATGAGAGCGCTAATGTTGAAATATAATTCTGGGATGAGAGGACAAACCGGAACTAATAATTTAGGTACGGGAACAGGGaacttttctttttttccttttaagGTTTGAGAACCTTTCAACTTTTACACCTTCACAATTTGTTTAGAAGCCAAATAAGTGTTGTGACAGACTTGTTGAATTCTTGAACAATTGGGATCAAAGTGCTTACTAGTTACTATTTTTTATGAGGAAATGTTTCTGAATGCGTTCATATAAATTCTATTTCATTGACTCCATTGAGATGTTCTGATTTCAAAAAGGAAGAATAAAACTTTGACAAAATTTCACGATTGATTATTTCTTGAGAAGTATGATTTGATAGTTGAATTACAACCAATGATTAGAAATGTTACATCGATCACTGTTAAATTTATCAATCTTGTGATGATTCTCTGAATGCCAATTCGGAGGATCCGATATCTATATTTTTTTGGTGCAACAACTGTTTTCTGCTCGAGTTGTTATCTAATTTTCATTAGTGGTCCCATAAACCCCCtgtttaaaatcattaaaaaataaaaaagaaaaatgtaAATAAAAACTCACATCTATATTCCTTTTTGCTCCTGTCTAGGCTACTATAGGTATTGATTTTCTATCGAAGACTATGTATCTCGAAGATCGAACTGTACGCTTGCAACTGTGGTAAGATGTTATTCTTTACCGGTTTCTTAACAAGATCGCAGATTAGAAATTGGGTCTGTGCTACTTAGGAGCTAGAAAAATAATTCATCATTACATTTGCTACTGGATTTAAATCTTCAAAGTTCAGATTAATATAcatgttatttattttatctgGATGGTTAATCGTGTTGTTGCCTGGCTTATTTAGGGATACTGCCGGACAAGAAAGATTTAGGAGCCTCATTCCTAGCTATATAAGGGACTCCTCTGTTGCAGTTATAGTATTCGATGTTGCAAGTATGGTGTTCTATTCCCTTATTGTAATGATGGCTCTTCTAATACCACCAATTTTTGCATGTGATGtatgcatatatattatttttgtaatataccatataatattataattctAAGTATAGTTAATTTTCATGTAAAtgcaattattttaaaatagtttttTCCCCATCAAAGGTTATGTTGagcttttaatttttatattattatattattatttcccACAGAAAAAAAGGATGTATAGGAAGGGGTATTTGCGGAAAAAATTGGTATATAGTGGAGACCATTGTTCCTGTATGGTCCTTCATATAACAATATCGCATAGATTTTAAGAAATTGTTATATGCGTGTATTTTAAGAAATTGTTATATGTGTGTGGtagatgtgtttttttttttttcttttgtatgTCCAACAGTTCGTTGTGATCCTTTTCTCTCTCCTAATTTGTCATGTGTTATATAGCTCAAGTTTTCTGATGATGAATTGATGTTATGATTATTTGCCATCTATTAGGCAGACAGTCCTTCCTTAACActtcaaaatggattgaagaGGTTCGCACTGAGAGAGGAAGTGATGTTATTATTGTGGTGGTAGGCAACAAAACTGACCTGGTGGATAAAAGGTAAAGACATGTCTGCAATTTTCTCTCCTGTACATATTGTTTTTccttatatattattattattattattattattattattattattattatcattattattattatatagatTTATCCATTCAAATCATCATgcctatttttattttattacttttGATAAAGTGTTATTTTTGGAATAACAGTTTTATTGTTTCACACTAGAAAGGGTCAAAGAGATGTTGATGTAATTACCTGTGGTAGTGTAGTGTAGTGTAGTGTATGTGTTGAAATTTAAACTCCATTAGAAAATCAATTTGCGCTAAATGTATGTTAAGTACTACTTTTCTTTGAGGGTTGTGGGACATCTTCATTTCATCTAATTCAAACTATCTCATAAAATTTCACTTTTTTTCAATCTGTCTTAGGTGTATTTTATTTTACCATAAATCAATTCTATAGCTTCCTCTTAGGCTCTTACCTCTCTGACCCTCTGTTTAACGGTTGATTCATTCATTTtcttaataattttatatagCATTTTGATCCTTAAGATATCATGACAAACTTTGTAATTCTTCGTGTTCTGGACTTGATCATGGAGGGCTGGAAACTTTGATATGGTGTTCAGTCTTGGGCatcaaaatcatttttttaggTGACTTGTGGTCTTAATAATACTGAAGCCTGCTTATATAACGGTGCAGAGCAAGTAATATTGGTACTAAGAAAATTTGTTATTCGTGCTTCGGTTGAGTTTTTGGTTATAACTGAAAGATTGATATGCATGTGGCACATGTCAAACAAAGTGTAGTGAAGTCATCCATTCTCTTTTGTGTTCTTTATTGTATTCCACGACCTTAAGCGCTTCTCAAAATAAGCTAGAAGTAAAGAACTAAGAACCATCTGAAATTTTGGATGTTTTATCCCTCGACTACCATTTACAAACAAGAGTCCGTCATTTGAGGGTGGGTTTGGGCAGAGATCCAGTCCAGTGGAAGGGGGTTTAGTGACTAGAAAACCAATTGAGTATGGGCTGTTATCATGATTATAGCTCAATCATTGCGCTAAATTTACTATTAGCGTTGACTGGTTGAGTACCTTCAAGATTTTACCTTCCTTACAATGCGACTGTAAGCAAGTGAAGGAACCAGTCGACTGGAAGGCGGTTTAGTGACCGGAAAACCAGTTGAATATGGGGCTGTGATCGTGGTTATAGCTCATGACATTGTGGTTAGTGTTGCTATTGGGAATGACTGACGAGTACCTTAAATAGTTTACAATTCTTAAAATGCAACCATAAACAGGTGGCCATTAGCCACCCGCAATAGCACACCACCCTCTAATGCGCGTCGCACCCAAAGCTGTCAACTGTTTGTTCAGACAATTTTTCAAACCCCTTGAATGCACTAGAAAACCCGTCAATACCAAATCTTGAAATCATGTACCTACTCAAACAAACACAGGCCAAAAGCTTGTTAATATTATTCAAGAAGGAAAACATTGCGAAGTGAGCTTCAGTTATCCAATTAGTCTTGTGGTGTTTCACTTTGCATGATTTAGTAAATCCCTGGAGGATTGTGGCATGAATTGGGGGTGAAAAGAGTGAGAGGAAGTTAAGAGTAGTGAATGTGGTGTGAAAAGTGAGGAATAATTGGAAGATTGCGAGAGAGTGCAGAGGTGAATGCAAGAAGAAAACAAAccctataaaaatatatttgatacTGTCAGGCGCCCTGTCTCT
Proteins encoded:
- the LOC140881129 gene encoding ras-related protein RABH1b, which codes for MAPVSALAKYKLVFLGDQSVGKTSIITRFMYDKFDNTYQATIGIDFLSKTMYLEDRTVRLQLWDTAGQERFRSLIPSYIRDSSVAVIVFDVASRQSFLNTSKWIEEVRTERGSDVIIVVVGNKTDLVDKRQVSIEEGEAKARDLNVMFIETSAKAGFNIKALFRKIAAALPGMETLSSTKQEDMVDVNLKSSNANASLSQQQSGGCAC